One Aegilops tauschii subsp. strangulata cultivar AL8/78 chromosome 7, Aet v6.0, whole genome shotgun sequence genomic window carries:
- the LOC109755035 gene encoding AT-hook motif nuclear-localized protein 2-like, with protein sequence MSSGAGETKYGAGMSRSPLQPQPQRIVAAHLTVAHQGGASYYSAPRPSGPVAGTEHAHAMGVTSEPPKRKRGRPRKYNPDGTMPPTIFRTPYPTGVAAPPTPALPSNSTSGLRLGAGSPHASPALPSPLPPLPPPPPPPPVEHGTHPVKQTRIWPPSSMASKKQRQMAVPGPAATGLIPKVITVQGGEDVTTKVLSYCGNGLAVHIFSAHGVVRNVTLRHANSPYERVVYEKYT encoded by the exons ATGTCGTCTGGAGCGGGTGAGACGAAGTATGGCGCAGGCATGAGCAGGAGCCCACTCCAGCCTCAGCCACAACGCATCGTTGCCGCTCACCTGACCGTTGCCCACCAAGGTGGAGCTTCCTACTACTCTGCACCACGCCCGTCCGGGCCTGTGGCCGGCACTGAGCACGCGCACGCCATGGGTGTGACCTCTGAGCCACCCAAGAGGAAGCGTGGCCGCCCGCGAAAGTACAACCCGGATGGCACCATGCCGCCAACTATCTTCCGGACGCCATATCCTACTGGTGTCGCTGCTCCCCCGACACCTGCTCTACCCTCGAACTCCACGTCGGGATTGCGCCTGGGCGCTGGGAGCCCCCATGCGTCACCAGCACTGCCATCACCGCTACCAccactgccaccaccaccaccaccaccacctgtagAGCATGGAACACATCCAGTTAAGCAGACGAGGATATGGCCGCCGAGCTCCATGGCTAGCAAGAAGCAGCGACAGATGGCAGTACCAG GGCCTGCTGCGACTGGATTAATTCCTAAGGTTATCACAGTCCAAGGTGGAGAG GATGTAACAACAAAAGTCCTCTCCTATTGTGGGAATGGGTTGGCAGTTCATATCTTCTCTGCCCATGGTGTTGTGCGCAATGTGACACTGCGGCACGCAAATTCTCCTTATGAAAGGGTCGTTTATGAG AAATACACTTAA